The following proteins come from a genomic window of Methanosarcina sp. MTP4:
- a CDS encoding secondary thiamine-phosphate synthase enzyme YjbQ, with protein sequence MKLNVKTENRIELIDITAEVREEVRKSGIEQGACILSTRHTTAGIIVNENESGLREDILELLNRLVPAGAGYRHDRIDNNGDAHLKAVLLGASEALPITEGKLELGTWQSIFFAEMDGPRNRTVNVTLLSSK encoded by the coding sequence TTGAAACTCAATGTAAAGACCGAGAACCGCATCGAATTAATAGACATCACTGCCGAAGTAAGGGAAGAAGTCAGGAAAAGCGGCATCGAACAGGGCGCGTGTATCCTGAGCACCCGGCACACAACAGCCGGGATAATAGTCAATGAAAACGAAAGCGGACTCAGGGAAGACATCCTTGAGCTTTTGAACAGGCTCGTGCCTGCAGGAGCAGGGTACCGGCATGACAGGATCGACAACAACGGGGATGCACACCTGAAAGCCGTGCTGCTAGGAGCAAGCGAAGCCCTGCCCATAACGGAAGGGAAACTGGAACTCGGGACCTGGCAGAGCATCTTTTTTGCCGAAATGGACGGGCCGAGGAACAGGACCGTGAACGTGACGCTGTTAAGCAGCAAATAA
- a CDS encoding DUF1699 family protein produces MKIRVVSSRDEIISLNPNERVVHLAFRPSNKDIFLLVETCPKLEVVQLPRSYKRTISKSIEMFLEMQKVELMEGDVWGHRKDINEYYTVPSSVIEKIKDMKGEGVPAEEVAEKVAKESKLNSKMVMYILNLKQIE; encoded by the coding sequence ATGAAAATCAGAGTTGTCAGCTCAAGAGATGAGATCATCTCATTGAACCCTAACGAGAGGGTAGTCCATCTAGCGTTCAGGCCTTCAAACAAGGACATTTTCCTGCTTGTAGAGACCTGCCCGAAACTCGAGGTCGTCCAGCTTCCCAGGTCCTACAAACGGACTATTTCGAAATCAATCGAAATGTTTCTGGAAATGCAGAAAGTCGAGTTAATGGAAGGTGATGTCTGGGGGCACAGGAAGGACATAAATGAATATTACACCGTACCCTCTTCCGTAATCGAGAAAATAAAGGACATGAAGGGCGAAGGGGTTCCTGCCGAAGAGGTAGCAGAAAAGGTAGCAAAAGAAAGCAAGCTGAACTCGAAGATGGTGATGTATATACTGAACCTGAAGCAGATAGAGTAA
- a CDS encoding 50S ribosomal protein L37e, whose protein sequence is MSKGTASMGKKQKHTHVKCRRCGSVSYNVHTKQCTSCGFGKTPRMRSYKWKAKCKY, encoded by the coding sequence ATGAGTAAAGGTACTGCATCAATGGGAAAAAAGCAGAAACACACGCATGTCAAATGCAGGAGATGCGGCAGTGTATCTTATAATGTGCATACAAAACAGTGTACCTCATGTGGTTTTGGAAAAACGCCTCGCATGAGAAGCTATAAGTGGAAGGCAAAGTGCAAGTATTGA
- the thiD gene encoding bifunctional hydroxymethylpyrimidine kinase/phosphomethylpyrimidine kinase has product MTGKPATPEKPIVMTIAGSDSGGGAGIAADLKTFAALGVHGTCAITSVTAQNTTGVLNAFDLAPAAVSAQIEAVCTDMDVRWVKTGMLASSGIIREVAAGVKKHGLSLVIDPVMAAEAGGDLLRKEALSTLIEELLPLCKVTTPNAAEAGAIAGIPVKTPEDAKAAARKIADLGAGAVVVTGGHLDATDLLYEADSGTFTRVPGDFVKGGTHGSGCTYSSAMTAYLARGESLETATWEAKKFVVQAILKSIPAGRGVNPINPIGKTLEEMERYRVLRDVKAAVSILTESPDFAKLVAEVGCNIGMGIPGAEACEDVAAVEGRIVRYRNRAMPVGCVDFGASQHVARIILAALRYDPRIRAAVNVRYSEKVLAACREIGLTVSSFDREKEPENVSSMDWGTAEAIRVYESVPDMIYDEGGAGKEPMVRLLGTSATEVAKLAVKLAGSLE; this is encoded by the coding sequence ATGACAGGAAAGCCCGCCACACCAGAAAAGCCCATTGTAATGACAATCGCAGGTTCGGACTCCGGAGGAGGAGCCGGGATCGCTGCTGACCTCAAGACCTTTGCAGCCCTCGGGGTGCACGGGACCTGCGCCATTACCTCGGTCACGGCCCAGAACACCACAGGAGTCCTCAATGCCTTTGACCTGGCCCCCGCCGCCGTTTCCGCCCAGATCGAAGCGGTCTGTACGGATATGGATGTCCGGTGGGTAAAGACGGGTATGCTCGCCTCTTCCGGGATCATCAGGGAGGTTGCGGCAGGGGTAAAAAAGCACGGGCTTTCCCTTGTAATCGACCCTGTGATGGCTGCCGAAGCCGGAGGTGACCTCCTCCGAAAAGAAGCCCTATCCACCCTTATCGAAGAACTACTCCCCCTTTGCAAAGTCACGACCCCGAACGCCGCCGAAGCAGGCGCAATTGCCGGGATCCCCGTCAAAACCCCGGAAGACGCAAAGGCGGCGGCAAGAAAAATCGCGGATCTGGGAGCCGGAGCAGTGGTCGTTACCGGCGGGCACCTGGACGCAACAGACCTGCTCTATGAAGCAGACAGCGGCACCTTCACCCGGGTTCCAGGGGACTTTGTCAAAGGAGGGACTCACGGCTCTGGCTGCACCTACTCTTCAGCAATGACCGCATACCTTGCCAGGGGAGAAAGCCTGGAAACAGCCACATGGGAAGCAAAAAAGTTTGTGGTACAGGCAATCCTGAAGAGCATTCCCGCAGGCAGGGGGGTGAACCCCATAAACCCCATAGGCAAGACCCTGGAAGAAATGGAGCGCTACCGGGTCCTCAGGGACGTGAAAGCTGCAGTCTCCATCCTTACTGAGAGCCCCGATTTTGCAAAACTGGTCGCCGAGGTAGGCTGCAACATAGGGATGGGTATTCCCGGCGCTGAAGCCTGCGAGGACGTCGCTGCCGTGGAGGGCAGGATAGTAAGGTACAGGAACAGGGCAATGCCCGTGGGCTGCGTGGACTTCGGGGCAAGCCAGCACGTTGCAAGGATCATTCTCGCCGCCCTCCGCTACGACCCCCGGATTAGGGCAGCCGTAAACGTCAGGTACTCCGAAAAAGTCCTTGCCGCCTGCAGGGAAATAGGACTTACGGTTTCTTCCTTTGATAGGGAAAAAGAACCTGAAAACGTAAGCTCCATGGACTGGGGCACGGCCGAGGCAATAAGGGTTTACGAGAGCGTACCTGACATGATTTATGATGAAGGCGGCGCAGGAAAAGAACCCATGGTCCGCCTGCTCGGCACTAGCGCCACGGAAGTTGCAAAACTTGCGGTGAAACTTGCCGGCAGCTTGGAATAA
- a CDS encoding LSm family protein encodes MANRPLDILNNALDTPVIVRLKGAREFRGELKGYDIHMNLVLDNAEELRDGEIVSKFSSVVIRGDNVVYVSP; translated from the coding sequence ATGGCAAACCGACCTCTGGATATTTTAAACAATGCATTGGATACACCTGTAATCGTTCGATTGAAAGGCGCACGTGAGTTTAGAGGTGAACTTAAAGGATATGATATTCACATGAACCTCGTGCTTGATAACGCTGAAGAATTACGTGACGGAGAAATCGTCAGCAAGTTTAGCAGTGTTGTCATTCGAGGAGACAACGTGGTATACGTATCTCCGTAA
- a CDS encoding TrpB-like pyridoxal phosphate-dependent enzyme — protein MEQTKIILDENEMPKRWYNVLPDLPTPLEPPLDPKTREVMSPEALEPIFPKELIRQEMSSDRYINIPKEVLEIYRLWRPSPLYRAHQLEKLLKTPAKIYYKYEGVSPAGSHKTNTSIAQTYYNMKEGTERITTETGAGQWGSALSLACNYFDIECKVYMVRSSFYQKPYRKSLITLWGGNVVPSPSPDTEFGRWVLKEQPDTPGTLGIAISEAVEDAALNENTKYSLGSVLNHVVLHQTIIGEESKKQLAQVETYPDIVIGCCGGGSNLGGIALEYVKDKLEGKHDAKVIAVEPTSCPTLTKGEYRYDFGDTAEMTPLLKMYTLGHTHVPPAIHAGGLRYHGDSPIVSKLHAEGLIDAVSYGQKTVFEAAVQFARTEGIVPAPESSHAIRCAIDEALKCKQTGEEKTILFNLSGHGHFDMASYDKYFNGEME, from the coding sequence ATGGAACAGACAAAAATAATCCTTGACGAGAACGAAATGCCAAAAAGGTGGTATAACGTTCTTCCCGACCTCCCCACCCCTCTGGAACCCCCTCTTGATCCAAAAACACGGGAAGTGATGAGTCCCGAGGCCCTGGAACCTATTTTTCCAAAGGAGCTTATCAGGCAGGAGATGAGCAGTGACAGGTACATCAACATCCCCAAAGAGGTCCTTGAAATATACAGGCTCTGGAGGCCAAGCCCTCTTTACAGGGCCCACCAGCTTGAAAAGCTCCTCAAGACCCCTGCGAAGATCTATTACAAATATGAAGGGGTAAGCCCGGCAGGCAGCCACAAGACTAACACATCCATTGCCCAGACTTATTACAACATGAAAGAGGGCACGGAAAGGATAACCACCGAAACAGGAGCAGGGCAGTGGGGAAGTGCGCTGTCCCTTGCCTGCAACTATTTCGATATCGAGTGCAAAGTCTACATGGTCCGTTCCAGTTTCTACCAGAAACCCTACCGGAAATCCCTCATAACCCTCTGGGGCGGAAACGTAGTCCCTTCCCCGAGCCCGGACACGGAATTCGGGAGATGGGTCCTGAAAGAACAGCCCGATACTCCGGGAACCCTGGGAATTGCCATAAGTGAAGCCGTGGAAGATGCCGCACTTAATGAGAACACTAAATATTCCCTCGGAAGCGTCCTGAACCATGTGGTACTGCACCAGACCATTATCGGGGAAGAGAGTAAAAAGCAGCTTGCCCAGGTGGAAACGTACCCTGACATTGTAATCGGGTGTTGCGGCGGGGGAAGTAACCTGGGGGGCATCGCTCTTGAGTACGTAAAAGACAAGCTTGAAGGCAAACATGATGCAAAAGTGATTGCAGTGGAACCCACGTCCTGTCCCACCCTTACGAAAGGAGAATACAGGTATGACTTCGGGGACACGGCTGAAATGACCCCGCTTCTCAAGATGTACACCCTCGGGCACACCCATGTCCCGCCCGCCATCCATGCAGGGGGACTTCGCTACCACGGGGACTCCCCGATCGTAAGCAAACTCCACGCCGAAGGTTTAATTGACGCCGTTTCCTACGGGCAGAAGACCGTGTTCGAAGCTGCGGTCCAGTTTGCCCGCACGGAAGGAATTGTGCCGGCTCCGGAATCTTCTCATGCCATACGCTGTGCAATCGACGAAGCTCTCAAGTGCAAGCAGACCGGGGAAGAGAAAACAATCCTCTTCAACCTGAGCGGACACGGGCACTTTGACATGGCCTCCTATGACAAATACTTCAACGGCGAAATGGAATAA
- the purF gene encoding amidophosphoribosyltransferase codes for MKEECGVAGIILPESKPQSSTVAFKLYYALYALQHRGQESTGIVVYDGAVPHSIKGMGLVPDVYTKESLKHLSGHVGIGHVRYSTTGGSKIENCQPFILNFKGGTIAIAHNGNLVNARNLKDELECEGRIFVSDSDTELIGHLLVKELIRHGPVESIRNVMRRLVGSYSLAIQLDGVLYAVRDPFGFKPLCFGEVDGGYAIASESVALDTLNGTLTRDVRPGEIVVFTEDGFESHQVSNEPHPAHCVFEFIYFARPDSIIDGKLVYKIRENIGRELAREHPVDADIISPVPDSGITSAIGYSRESGIEYLEGLMKNRYIGRTFILPGQEMRETAVRLKMNAIQENVKGKKVVLVDDSIVRGTTSRRIIDMVRKVGASEVHARIGSPAIIAPCYLGIDMATRQELIASYKTVKEVEGLINSDSLGYLSIDGLMRALGCNRNDMCVGCLTGEYPVEIPGEKCRKKQLHLDDFE; via the coding sequence TTGAAAGAAGAATGCGGGGTTGCAGGTATTATTCTCCCCGAGAGCAAGCCTCAATCCAGTACCGTCGCATTCAAGCTTTACTATGCTCTCTATGCTCTCCAACACAGGGGGCAGGAATCCACGGGTATAGTGGTGTACGACGGTGCGGTTCCCCATTCCATCAAGGGCATGGGACTTGTGCCGGATGTTTATACTAAGGAATCCCTAAAGCACCTGTCAGGGCACGTGGGTATCGGGCACGTCCGATATTCCACTACCGGCGGGTCAAAGATTGAAAACTGCCAGCCCTTCATTCTTAATTTCAAAGGCGGGACAATCGCCATTGCCCATAACGGGAACCTGGTCAACGCCAGGAACCTCAAGGATGAGCTGGAATGTGAGGGCAGGATTTTCGTCAGTGATTCCGATACCGAACTCATCGGGCATCTCCTTGTGAAGGAACTGATAAGGCACGGACCCGTTGAATCGATTCGGAATGTAATGCGCAGGCTTGTGGGCTCTTATTCCCTGGCGATCCAGCTTGACGGCGTCCTGTACGCAGTCAGGGACCCCTTCGGCTTCAAACCCCTTTGTTTCGGGGAAGTTGACGGCGGGTATGCGATTGCCTCGGAAAGCGTAGCTCTGGACACCCTTAATGGCACCCTTACCCGGGATGTCAGGCCAGGGGAAATCGTCGTCTTTACGGAAGATGGCTTTGAAAGCCACCAGGTTTCAAATGAACCTCATCCTGCACACTGCGTTTTCGAGTTTATCTACTTTGCAAGGCCTGACTCCATCATCGACGGAAAGCTTGTTTACAAGATCCGGGAAAACATAGGCAGGGAACTCGCAAGAGAGCACCCGGTTGACGCGGATATCATTTCTCCCGTCCCTGACTCGGGGATTACGTCCGCAATCGGCTATTCCCGGGAATCCGGTATTGAATACCTGGAAGGCCTGATGAAGAACCGCTACATAGGCCGTACCTTCATCCTGCCGGGCCAGGAAATGCGTGAAACCGCAGTCAGGCTCAAGATGAATGCTATCCAGGAAAACGTCAAAGGCAAGAAAGTGGTCCTGGTGGACGACAGCATTGTCCGGGGCACGACCTCGCGGCGCATCATCGATATGGTCCGGAAAGTCGGGGCATCCGAAGTGCACGCGCGGATCGGAAGCCCTGCGATTATAGCCCCCTGCTACCTTGGAATTGACATGGCGACCCGGCAGGAGCTGATCGCTTCGTACAAGACCGTAAAAGAGGTTGAGGGCCTGATCAACTCTGACTCCTTGGGATACCTGAGTATCGATGGGCTTATGCGGGCTCTGGGCTGCAATAGAAATGACATGTGTGTTGGCTGTCTCACCGGCGAATATCCTGTGGAAATCCCCGGGGAAAAGTGCAGGAAGAAACAGCTGCATCTGGACGATTTTGAATAA